One Sodalinema gerasimenkoae IPPAS B-353 DNA segment encodes these proteins:
- the lpxA gene encoding acyl-ACP--UDP-N-acetylglucosamine O-acyltransferase encodes MIHPTAVIHPQAQLHPSVRVGAYAVIGEQVSIGQDTTIEAHVVIDGATEIGERNHIFPGAAIGLEPQDLKYEGAMSGVSIGNDNRIREYVTINRATQGGEMTRIGDNNLLMAYVHVAHNCAIGNGVVITNAVELAGHVCVESNARIGGVVGVHQFVHIGELSMVGGMSRIDRDVPPYMLVEGNPSRVRALNQVGLKRAGLMEVDEGQAFQALKKAFRLLYRSDLTLDRALDCLDLLPDTHQVQHLQRFLQASRQPGRRGPISGQRRHRGESS; translated from the coding sequence ATGATTCATCCAACTGCTGTCATTCATCCTCAGGCCCAACTTCACCCGAGCGTTCGTGTCGGCGCCTATGCCGTGATTGGCGAACAGGTTAGCATCGGGCAAGATACAACCATTGAAGCCCATGTGGTCATTGATGGGGCAACGGAGATTGGTGAGCGCAATCATATTTTTCCCGGAGCGGCCATTGGCTTGGAACCCCAGGATCTCAAGTATGAGGGGGCCATGAGTGGGGTGTCTATCGGCAATGATAACCGCATTCGGGAATATGTCACCATTAACCGGGCCACTCAGGGGGGAGAGATGACTCGCATTGGCGATAATAACCTGTTGATGGCTTATGTCCATGTGGCCCATAACTGCGCCATTGGCAATGGGGTGGTCATTACCAATGCGGTGGAGTTAGCGGGTCATGTCTGTGTGGAGTCGAACGCCCGCATCGGCGGGGTGGTTGGGGTTCATCAGTTCGTCCATATTGGGGAGCTGTCTATGGTGGGGGGAATGAGTCGCATTGATCGCGATGTTCCCCCCTATATGCTAGTCGAAGGCAACCCCAGCCGGGTTCGGGCCTTGAATCAGGTGGGCCTCAAACGGGCTGGGTTGATGGAGGTGGATGAGGGTCAAGCCTTCCAGGCGTTGAAAAAGGCCTTTCGCTTACTCTATCGCTCTGATTTAACCCTCGATCGCGCGTTGGATTGTTTGGACTTATTGCCCGATACCCATCAGGTTCAGCATTTACAGCGTTTCCTACAAGCGTCGCGACAACCGGGACGACGTGGCCCCATCAGTGGTCAACGACGCCATCGGGGTGAGTCGTCGTGA
- the lpxB gene encoding lipid-A-disaccharide synthase, which translates to MSQRIFISTGEVSGDLQGALLIEALYRRAQQQGTPVEILALGGDRMAAAGATLLAQTSGIGSVGLLESLPFLLPTLRVQRQALKALRSQPPDLVILIDYMGPNLGLGNAIKREFPGIPIIYYIAPQTWVWSPSDRDALRLITLCDRLLAIFPEEARYFRERGATVTWVGHPLVDHLATAPDRETARRAFNLTPKDRVIALLPASRHQELKYLVPPIFRAARTLQEKFPQAKFWIPLSLDIYRDRLQQALDEVGLQAEITSDRRLERLAAADLAISKSGTVNLELALLNVPQIALYAVHPLTASFARRVLGFEIEFMSPPNLVSMTSIIPELMQEAVTPENILKEALSLLCDPQRRQTMQAGYAQMRQQIGEVGVCDRAAEEIFTLFGQPRPIYR; encoded by the coding sequence GTGAGCCAACGCATTTTTATCAGTACCGGGGAAGTCTCGGGGGATTTACAGGGTGCGTTGTTGATTGAAGCCCTATATCGTCGGGCCCAACAGCAGGGAACCCCTGTGGAGATTTTAGCCCTGGGGGGCGATCGCATGGCGGCGGCTGGGGCGACACTCCTGGCTCAGACCAGTGGCATTGGCTCGGTGGGCCTGTTGGAGTCTCTGCCTTTCCTGCTACCGACGTTGCGGGTGCAGCGCCAGGCCCTCAAGGCCTTGCGATCGCAGCCTCCCGACTTGGTGATTCTCATTGACTATATGGGACCCAATCTGGGTTTGGGCAATGCCATTAAACGAGAGTTTCCCGGCATCCCCATCATTTACTACATTGCCCCTCAAACCTGGGTTTGGTCTCCGAGCGATCGCGATGCCTTGCGCCTGATCACGCTGTGCGATCGCCTCTTAGCCATCTTCCCGGAAGAGGCGCGCTATTTCCGAGAGCGAGGGGCCACAGTGACCTGGGTGGGCCATCCCCTCGTCGATCACTTGGCCACGGCCCCCGATCGCGAGACGGCCCGACGAGCCTTTAATCTCACCCCAAAGGACCGGGTGATTGCCCTGCTCCCCGCCTCCCGTCATCAGGAACTGAAGTATCTAGTTCCCCCCATCTTCCGTGCCGCCCGCACGCTTCAGGAGAAATTCCCCCAGGCCAAGTTTTGGATTCCCCTCTCCCTCGATATCTACCGCGATCGCCTGCAACAGGCCCTCGATGAGGTGGGACTCCAGGCAGAAATTACTAGCGATCGCCGTCTCGAACGTCTCGCCGCCGCCGATTTAGCTATCAGTAAGTCAGGAACCGTTAATCTAGAACTAGCCCTGCTGAACGTGCCACAAATCGCCCTCTACGCCGTGCATCCCTTAACCGCAAGCTTTGCCCGTCGTGTCTTAGGCTTTGAAATTGAGTTCATGTCTCCGCCTAACCTCGTGTCCATGACCTCGATTATTCCCGAACTCATGCAAGAGGCCGTTACCCCCGAAAACATCCTCAAGGAAGCCCTCAGCTTACTCTGCGATCCTCAGCGTCGGCAGACCATGCAGGCAGGATATGCCCAGATGCGGCAGCAGATTGGTGAGGTGGGGGTCTGCGATCGCGCCGCCGAGGAAATTTTTACCCTCTTCGGTCAACCTCGCCCCATCTACCGCTAA
- a CDS encoding GerMN domain-containing protein → MKDSAQKNRSLGLLVGLAVILILGGAAVTLYQRSGGDDIVQPPPDLTEPGEGGELTLTAAPEIYLLQDTGTDVELLAMPITIDENNNVLTSGDPELMLTEAFEQLLEVSETSPGLSAIPADTRLRNLQITDAGVRVDLSQEFTLGGGSASMLGRLDQVIYTATSMDPSMEVWLSVEGEPLELLGGEGLEVPQPMSRADAYTSLQ, encoded by the coding sequence ATGAAAGACTCAGCCCAAAAAAATCGTTCCCTTGGACTTCTCGTCGGCCTTGCCGTCATCCTCATTCTGGGGGGTGCAGCGGTTACCCTATATCAACGTAGTGGTGGGGATGATATCGTCCAACCTCCCCCCGATCTCACCGAACCGGGCGAGGGGGGAGAGTTAACCCTAACCGCTGCCCCAGAAATTTATCTGCTTCAGGATACGGGCACCGACGTCGAACTGTTAGCGATGCCCATCACCATTGATGAAAACAACAACGTCCTCACCAGTGGTGACCCCGAGCTGATGCTGACGGAGGCCTTTGAACAACTGCTAGAGGTCTCGGAGACCTCGCCGGGCCTCAGTGCCATTCCCGCAGATACGCGCCTGCGAAATCTGCAAATTACCGATGCCGGGGTGCGCGTGGATCTCTCCCAAGAATTCACCCTAGGGGGTGGCTCAGCCTCGATGCTGGGCCGACTCGACCAAGTCATCTACACCGCCACCAGCATGGACCCGAGTATGGAGGTTTGGCTGTCCGTGGAGGGAGAACCCCTAGAACTGCTTGGGGGAGAAGGGTTAGAAGTTCCCCAACCCATGAGCCGGGCTGATGCCTATACATCGCTGCAATAG
- the adhE gene encoding bifunctional acetaldehyde-CoA/alcohol dehydrogenase gives MTELVTNLEQLEAHIARVKAAQEAYASFSQEQVDVIFKKAALAANAARIPLAKLAVEETRMGVVEDKVIKNHFASEIIYNKYKSEKTCGIIEEDKSFGIQKIAEPVGILAGIVPTTNPTSTAIFKALITLKTRNAIIFSPHPRAKRCTIEAAKIVRDAAVAAGAPEHIIGWIDEPTVPLSQALMQHPDIKLILATGGPGMVKAAYSSGNPSLGVGAGNTPALIDSSAHIKMAVSSILLSKTFDNGMICASEQSVVVLDDVYDRVRQEFIDRGAYLLAPDEGDRLGKLLINNGRLNANIVGQSVESIAALADITIPDNTRVLISEVSEISTDEPFAYEKLSPVLAMYRAQDFNEAVGKAEALVEFGGRGHTAVLYINPSEFDHIKQFEDKMQTARVLINTPSSQGAIGDLYNFRLDPSLTLGCGTWGGNSISENVEPHHLLNVKTVAERRENMLWFRIPPKVYFKYGSLPVALRELAGKQRAMIITDKPLYDLGMTASVETVLEDIGLKYTVFSEVEPDPSLETVNRGLAVMNSFQPDVIIALGGGSPMDAAKIMWLMYEHPEIEFEGLAMRFMDIRKRVYDLPQLGEKAVLVAIPTTSGTGSEVTPFAVVTDRRNDIKYPLADYALTPTMAIVDPELVLNMPKSLTAFGGVDALTHALEAYVSVLASEYTNGLALEAIRLIFKYLPDSYHQGAANPKAREKMHYAATMAGMAFANGFLGICHSIAHQLGATFHIPHGLANAVMISHIIRYNATNAPFKQATFSQYKYPNAKWRYARIADHLQLGGETENEKIVRLIQAVEHLKQEVGIPSAMKDLIQMDEAQFKAQVDQVADRAFDDQCTVSNPRYPLITDLKQLILDAYYGNLDLSGLDGGQMEGLDGVPDVPAEPEVVMQ, from the coding sequence ATGACTGAGCTTGTCACCAACCTCGAACAACTCGAAGCTCATATTGCCAGAGTTAAAGCCGCTCAAGAAGCCTATGCTAGCTTTAGCCAAGAGCAAGTGGATGTCATTTTTAAGAAAGCAGCCCTTGCCGCGAATGCTGCTCGAATTCCTTTGGCAAAACTAGCTGTTGAAGAAACGAGAATGGGGGTGGTTGAGGATAAGGTGATTAAAAATCACTTTGCCTCAGAAATCATCTATAACAAATACAAGTCTGAAAAAACCTGCGGCATTATTGAGGAAGATAAATCGTTTGGTATTCAAAAAATCGCCGAACCTGTGGGTATTTTAGCCGGGATTGTCCCCACAACTAACCCCACCTCAACAGCGATTTTTAAGGCACTAATCACCTTAAAAACCCGCAATGCCATTATCTTCTCTCCCCACCCGAGAGCCAAACGTTGCACTATTGAAGCAGCCAAAATTGTCCGAGATGCTGCCGTCGCCGCCGGTGCCCCCGAGCATATTATTGGCTGGATTGATGAACCCACGGTTCCCCTGTCTCAGGCTTTGATGCAGCACCCGGACATCAAACTGATCCTGGCCACCGGCGGCCCAGGAATGGTGAAAGCCGCCTATTCTTCCGGGAATCCCTCCCTGGGGGTTGGTGCTGGGAATACCCCGGCTCTCATTGACTCCAGCGCCCATATCAAGATGGCCGTCTCGTCGATTTTACTCAGTAAAACCTTCGACAACGGCATGATTTGCGCCAGTGAGCAATCGGTGGTGGTTCTAGATGATGTCTATGATCGAGTGCGTCAAGAATTTATCGATCGCGGCGCCTATCTCCTCGCGCCTGACGAGGGCGATCGCCTCGGGAAACTGCTCATCAACAACGGACGACTCAACGCCAACATCGTCGGCCAGTCCGTAGAAAGCATCGCGGCGTTGGCCGACATCACCATTCCCGATAATACCCGCGTTCTCATCAGCGAAGTCAGCGAGATCAGTACCGACGAACCCTTTGCTTACGAGAAACTCTCCCCAGTTCTGGCCATGTATCGGGCCCAAGACTTCAACGAAGCCGTCGGCAAAGCCGAAGCCTTAGTGGAATTTGGCGGACGGGGTCATACTGCCGTGCTATACATTAACCCCTCGGAGTTTGACCATATCAAACAGTTCGAGGACAAAATGCAGACGGCGCGGGTTCTCATTAATACCCCCTCCTCTCAAGGGGCCATCGGCGACCTCTATAACTTCCGCCTCGATCCCTCTCTCACCCTAGGGTGTGGCACCTGGGGGGGCAACTCCATCAGTGAAAACGTCGAACCCCATCACCTGCTTAACGTCAAAACCGTGGCGGAACGGCGGGAGAATATGTTGTGGTTCCGCATTCCCCCCAAAGTCTATTTCAAATATGGGTCTCTGCCCGTGGCCCTGCGGGAACTGGCCGGGAAACAACGGGCCATGATTATCACCGACAAACCCCTCTATGACCTGGGGATGACGGCTTCAGTAGAAACCGTCCTCGAAGATATTGGTTTGAAATATACCGTCTTCTCGGAAGTTGAACCCGATCCCTCCCTCGAAACCGTCAATCGGGGCTTAGCGGTGATGAATAGCTTTCAACCCGATGTCATCATCGCCCTCGGCGGTGGCTCGCCCATGGATGCAGCCAAAATTATGTGGCTGATGTACGAGCATCCTGAAATTGAGTTTGAGGGCCTGGCGATGCGGTTTATGGATATCCGCAAACGGGTCTATGATTTGCCCCAGTTGGGTGAGAAAGCTGTCTTGGTGGCCATTCCCACCACCTCAGGAACCGGCTCAGAGGTGACGCCGTTTGCCGTGGTGACCGATCGCCGCAACGACATCAAATATCCCCTGGCCGATTATGCCCTCACCCCAACCATGGCGATCGTCGATCCGGAGTTGGTGCTGAATATGCCCAAGAGCCTCACCGCCTTCGGGGGCGTCGATGCCCTCACCCATGCCCTAGAAGCCTATGTGTCGGTGTTGGCCTCGGAATACACCAATGGCTTGGCCTTAGAGGCGATTCGTCTGATCTTTAAGTATCTGCCGGATTCCTATCACCAAGGGGCTGCCAATCCCAAGGCTCGGGAAAAAATGCACTATGCCGCTACCATGGCGGGGATGGCCTTTGCCAATGGCTTCTTAGGCATTTGTCACTCCATCGCCCACCAACTCGGGGCGACGTTCCATATTCCCCATGGTTTGGCAAATGCGGTGATGATTTCTCACATCATCCGCTACAACGCCACCAATGCCCCCTTTAAGCAGGCGACCTTCTCCCAGTACAAGTACCCTAATGCGAAATGGCGCTATGCTCGCATTGCGGATCACTTGCAACTCGGCGGCGAGACGGAGAATGAGAAAATTGTCCGTCTGATTCAGGCCGTGGAACATCTCAAACAAGAGGTGGGCATTCCCTCGGCTATGAAAGACTTGATTCAGATGGACGAAGCTCAATTTAAGGCTCAGGTGGATCAGGTGGCCGATCGCGCCTTTGATGACCAATGTACGGTCTCCAATCCTCGCTATCCCCTGATTACCGACCTCAAACAATTGATCTTGGATGCCTATTATGGCAACTTAGATCTCTCGGGTCTCGATGGTGGTCAGATGGAGGGACTCGATGGGGTTCCCGATGTGCCCGCGGAACCGGAGGTGGTGATGCAATAA
- a CDS encoding CHAT domain-containing protein, with protein MLSSQLPSFNLAIAPLKTVQGGVPQSYAIWVLQAPYTGGYVHQDCPWSSSLGETWQQWQRFFSVNPLPLSPALAGVGQETSAGLPELGPPFVTSHSSRLMQELGLQLWQWLFSGAVEAGFAQSQGIALGREVPLRVRLDIRAPELMPLPWEIAQPRIGKAALSLAPQLLFSRTTCDVDPLVLRRARRSLNILLVLGKPQAEDGAASPKTPMLALDDEAQRLGDIFASAPADAGQVPYCLDTLVQPTAAELTQQLERQEYHIFLYAGHGATAPDGGILFLGEDTRLSGTELAQILVRSQVTLAVFNTCWGAQLDRHDDHCIARSSVAEVLVHHGVPAALAMRDAIADTEALSFIEQFAGAIAQGHPIERAVAIARQQLLTLYKFNQPAWTLPVLYLHPEFDGYLLNSPEAMPADQMPTELPEDASTALGHPQVKAYLTPQGSSTSPHSRFQLRGGRMRLGRSQENEAVLGEPWVSQYHAEILLRHLPDEGLTYFLRDFSRYGTLIREEDRWHKIHHEEVTLISGMVLKFGSSQGQPWQFCLASGDL; from the coding sequence ATGCTCTCTTCTCAGTTGCCTAGTTTTAACCTGGCGATCGCCCCTCTAAAGACAGTTCAAGGTGGTGTGCCTCAGTCGTATGCTATATGGGTCTTACAAGCCCCATATACCGGGGGCTATGTCCATCAAGATTGTCCCTGGTCGTCATCCCTTGGTGAGACTTGGCAGCAATGGCAACGGTTTTTTTCGGTGAACCCTCTACCGCTGTCCCCGGCGTTGGCGGGTGTGGGTCAGGAGACCTCGGCTGGACTCCCCGAGTTGGGGCCGCCCTTCGTCACGAGTCACAGCAGCCGCTTAATGCAAGAGTTGGGGTTACAGTTGTGGCAATGGTTGTTTTCAGGGGCCGTTGAGGCCGGTTTTGCTCAGAGTCAGGGCATTGCCCTGGGCCGTGAGGTGCCGCTGCGGGTGCGTTTGGATATTCGGGCCCCGGAACTGATGCCGTTACCCTGGGAAATTGCCCAACCCCGGATTGGGAAAGCGGCCTTGTCTCTAGCACCGCAACTTCTGTTTAGCCGCACCACCTGTGATGTCGATCCCTTGGTGTTGCGGCGGGCCCGGCGATCGCTGAATATCCTTCTGGTATTGGGGAAACCCCAGGCTGAGGATGGGGCGGCCTCTCCGAAGACCCCGATGTTAGCTCTTGATGATGAGGCGCAACGGTTAGGAGACATTTTTGCATCGGCCCCGGCGGATGCGGGTCAGGTTCCCTATTGTTTAGATACCTTGGTGCAGCCGACGGCGGCCGAGTTGACGCAACAGTTAGAGCGTCAGGAGTATCATATTTTTCTCTACGCCGGCCATGGGGCCACGGCCCCCGATGGGGGAATTTTGTTTTTAGGGGAAGATACCCGCCTGAGTGGGACGGAACTGGCTCAGATTTTGGTGCGATCGCAGGTTACCCTAGCAGTGTTCAATACTTGCTGGGGGGCACAACTCGATCGCCATGATGACCACTGTATTGCTCGCAGTAGTGTGGCGGAGGTGTTGGTACATCATGGGGTTCCGGCGGCCTTGGCCATGCGAGATGCGATCGCCGATACAGAGGCGTTGAGTTTCATTGAACAGTTTGCTGGGGCGATCGCCCAAGGCCACCCCATTGAACGCGCGGTGGCGATCGCCCGTCAACAACTCTTGACCTTATATAAGTTTAATCAACCGGCCTGGACATTACCGGTTCTCTACCTCCATCCAGAATTTGATGGCTACTTGCTCAACTCCCCCGAAGCCATGCCAGCGGATCAAATGCCCACGGAGTTACCTGAAGACGCTTCTACGGCCCTGGGCCATCCTCAGGTCAAAGCCTATCTAACGCCCCAAGGGTCCTCAACCTCACCCCATTCGAGATTTCAATTACGAGGGGGACGGATGCGTCTCGGACGCAGTCAGGAGAATGAAGCGGTTTTAGGGGAACCCTGGGTATCTCAGTATCACGCTGAAATTTTGCTGCGACATCTACCTGATGAGGGTCTGACCTATTTTCTCCGAGACTTTTCTCGCTATGGAACCTTGATTCGGGAGGAAGACCGTTGGCACAAAATTCATCATGAGGAAGTTACCCTAATCTCAGGGATGGTTCTTAAGTTTGGCAGTTCCCAGGGACAGCCCTGGCAGTTTTGCCTAGCCTCAGGGGATTTGTGA
- a CDS encoding DUF1823 family protein, with protein MTELPPLTTDTIWAILNKDLDNDTVNRLVWHYLGYRYDDAEQTWKTDQVAEDWRETYPEPPDFIENRPPNVKLTRSIPKENKQLLKEKLGFKGYKIGEFSPLETRRATMANWLLNYMVNQGLLS; from the coding sequence ATGACTGAACTGCCTCCTCTAACGACCGATACGATTTGGGCCATTCTCAACAAAGATTTGGATAATGACACGGTCAACCGCCTCGTTTGGCATTATTTGGGCTATCGCTATGATGATGCTGAACAAACCTGGAAAACAGATCAGGTGGCGGAGGATTGGCGGGAAACCTATCCTGAACCCCCAGATTTTATTGAAAATCGTCCGCCCAATGTGAAATTGACTCGCTCAATTCCGAAGGAAAATAAACAGCTTCTTAAAGAAAAATTGGGCTTTAAAGGCTACAAAATTGGCGAATTTTCCCCTTTGGAAACACGCCGAGCTACGATGGCGAACTGGCTCCTCAACTACATGGTGAACCAGGGGCTTCTCTCCTGA
- a CDS encoding sugar phosphorylase produces the protein MSSSISSSAPVNGPYDLFTRRILPLLRSVYDEDTAQSLLDRIYNHLAPLLSDSLDEDLGKWSQDNILLITYGDSIRREGEKPLITLGRFLQRYLKDTITGVHILPFCPYSSDDGFAVIDYRAINPELGTWEEIKAIAGEFNLMVDLVINHTSSESEWFQQFKQGKKPGCDYFICVDADTDVSQVVRPRNSPLLVPVETPEGDKHIWATFSEDQVDLNFANPDVFMEFVDILLYYVQAGAKYIRLDAIGYLWKQLGTSCIHLPQTHALIKVLREILQTLNPQIALITETNVPNRENLSYFGNRNEAHMIYNFSLPPLLLNALLQGKSEHLRTWMMSMPPAPLGCAYFNFTASHDGIGLRPTEGLLTDDEYEQLIATMKRFGGEISMRKQSDGSESPYEINISLFEALKGTVKGEDEWQIERFLCSQTIMMSLEGIPAFYIHSLLATENDHEKMAQTGRNRSINRHQWDEAELLAHLENPQSPQARVLGELTRLIRIRRQQPAFHPNATQYTLHLKKALFGFWRQSMNRDQSIFSIHNLSDRPKKLPLTELNLVCTDPWCDLISGTLITDIYQSVVLDPYQSMWITNKFDSPDQ, from the coding sequence ATGAGTTCATCCATCTCCTCATCGGCCCCTGTCAATGGCCCCTATGACCTTTTCACCCGACGTATCCTACCCCTCCTGCGATCGGTTTATGACGAAGACACGGCACAATCCCTCCTCGATCGCATTTATAACCATTTAGCCCCCCTCCTCAGTGATTCCCTAGATGAGGATTTGGGCAAATGGAGTCAGGATAATATCCTGCTGATTACCTACGGTGACAGCATCCGCCGTGAGGGAGAAAAACCCCTCATTACCCTGGGGCGTTTCCTGCAACGCTATCTCAAAGACACCATCACCGGCGTTCACATCCTTCCCTTTTGCCCCTATAGTTCCGATGATGGCTTTGCGGTGATTGACTATCGAGCCATTAACCCCGAACTGGGAACCTGGGAGGAGATTAAGGCGATCGCCGGTGAGTTTAACTTAATGGTGGATCTCGTCATCAATCACACCTCCAGTGAAAGCGAGTGGTTTCAGCAGTTCAAACAGGGGAAAAAACCCGGTTGTGACTATTTCATCTGCGTCGACGCCGACACCGACGTTTCCCAAGTGGTGCGGCCCCGCAACAGTCCCCTCTTAGTTCCGGTCGAGACGCCAGAGGGAGACAAACATATCTGGGCCACCTTTAGCGAAGATCAGGTAGATCTCAACTTTGCCAACCCGGATGTGTTCATGGAATTTGTGGATATCCTCCTCTACTACGTGCAAGCCGGGGCTAAATATATCCGCCTCGATGCCATTGGCTATCTTTGGAAACAATTAGGAACCTCCTGCATTCATCTGCCGCAAACTCACGCCCTCATCAAAGTCTTGCGGGAAATCCTGCAAACCCTCAACCCTCAAATTGCCCTCATTACCGAAACCAATGTGCCCAACCGGGAAAACTTGAGCTATTTTGGCAACCGGAATGAAGCGCACATGATCTATAACTTCAGCCTGCCTCCTTTATTGCTCAATGCCCTATTACAGGGGAAATCCGAGCATTTACGAACCTGGATGATGAGTATGCCCCCGGCCCCCCTCGGCTGTGCCTATTTTAATTTCACCGCCTCCCATGATGGGATTGGCCTACGGCCCACGGAAGGCTTACTCACGGATGACGAGTATGAGCAACTCATCGCCACCATGAAACGGTTTGGCGGCGAAATTAGTATGCGGAAACAGTCCGATGGCTCGGAAAGTCCCTATGAAATCAATATTTCCCTGTTTGAAGCCCTCAAGGGAACCGTCAAGGGAGAGGATGAATGGCAAATTGAGCGTTTCCTCTGTTCTCAGACGATTATGATGTCCTTAGAGGGAATTCCTGCCTTTTATATTCATAGTTTGTTAGCCACGGAAAATGACCATGAGAAGATGGCGCAAACAGGGCGCAACCGTTCCATCAATCGTCATCAATGGGATGAGGCGGAGTTACTAGCTCATCTGGAGAATCCCCAATCCCCTCAGGCGCGGGTGTTAGGGGAATTAACTCGTCTAATTCGCATTCGCCGCCAACAACCGGCGTTTCATCCCAATGCCACTCAATATACCCTGCATTTAAAGAAAGCGTTGTTTGGCTTTTGGCGGCAAAGTATGAATCGAGATCAGAGTATTTTCTCAATCCATAATCTGAGCGATCGCCCCAAAAAACTCCCGTTGACGGAGTTGAATTTAGTTTGTACCGATCCCTGGTGTGATTTAATCAGTGGCACGCTGATTACGGATATTTATCAAAGTGTAGTGTTAGACCCCTATCAATCCATGTGGATTACCAACAAGTTTGATAGCCCTGACCAGTAA
- a CDS encoding glutamyl-tRNA reductase, translated as MNIAVVGLSHKTTPVEIREKLSIPEPQIEAAIAQLSSYPNIEEVALLSTCNRLEIYFIAKDTEPAVREVSQFLADRSRIYLPQLRPYLFVLLHQDAVMHLLRVSAGLESLVLGEGQILAQVKTTHKLSQKYKGVGRVLNQLFKQSISAGKRVRTETSIGTGAVSISSAAVELAQMKVPNLGSQRLCVLGAGKMSRLLVQHAIAKGANSLTLVNRSQTRADELAAKFPDANINVRPWDEMLEAVADSDMVFTGTGATEPILHCDNLRAVAPPGLMLFDIAVPRNVHANVSELEEVQCFNVDDLKAVVAQNQESRRQMALEAETLLEDELASFESWWRSLETVPTISSLRRKVETIREQELEKALSRLGAEFAEKHQEVIEALTRGIVNKILHDPMVQLRAQQDIEARRRAMKTLHLLFDLELEEEIARS; from the coding sequence ATGAATATCGCTGTTGTTGGGCTAAGCCACAAAACAACGCCAGTCGAAATTCGTGAAAAACTGAGTATCCCGGAACCGCAAATTGAGGCAGCGATCGCCCAGCTTTCGAGCTATCCTAATATTGAAGAAGTGGCTCTGCTGAGTACCTGTAACCGCCTCGAAATCTATTTCATTGCCAAAGACACTGAACCTGCGGTTCGAGAAGTGAGCCAGTTCCTAGCGGATCGTTCTCGGATTTATCTGCCCCAATTACGTCCCTATTTGTTTGTCCTGTTACACCAAGATGCGGTCATGCACCTGTTACGGGTTAGCGCTGGCCTGGAGAGTTTAGTCTTAGGTGAAGGGCAAATTTTGGCACAAGTCAAAACCACCCACAAGCTCAGCCAGAAGTACAAAGGGGTGGGACGCGTGCTCAATCAGTTATTTAAACAGTCCATCAGTGCCGGAAAACGAGTTCGCACCGAAACCAGTATTGGAACTGGTGCCGTCTCAATTAGTTCCGCTGCCGTTGAGTTGGCTCAGATGAAGGTCCCCAACTTGGGGAGTCAGCGCCTCTGTGTTCTCGGGGCCGGGAAAATGTCTCGCCTACTGGTGCAACATGCGATCGCCAAAGGGGCCAACAGCCTCACCCTAGTTAACCGCTCCCAAACGCGAGCCGATGAACTAGCCGCCAAGTTCCCCGATGCCAATATTAACGTTCGTCCTTGGGATGAGATGTTGGAGGCGGTCGCCGACTCGGATATGGTTTTCACTGGAACCGGTGCAACGGAGCCAATTCTCCATTGTGATAACTTACGGGCCGTGGCCCCTCCGGGGTTAATGCTCTTTGATATTGCAGTGCCTCGGAACGTTCACGCCAATGTCAGCGAGTTGGAGGAGGTTCAATGCTTCAACGTCGATGACCTCAAAGCGGTGGTGGCCCAAAACCAGGAAAGCCGCCGTCAAATGGCCCTCGAAGCCGAAACTCTCCTAGAAGACGAGTTAGCCAGCTTTGAATCCTGGTGGCGATCGCTCGAAACAGTTCCCACCATCAGCAGCCTGCGCCGCAAAGTTGAAACCATCCGCGAACAGGAACTCGAAAAAGCCCTGTCTCGCCTTGGCGCCGAATTTGCCGAGAAACACCAAGAGGTCATCGAAGCTCTCACCCGAGGGATTGTCAACAAAATCCTACATGACCCCATGGTGCAACTACGGGCCCAACAGGACATTGAAGCCCGCCGTCGAGCCATGAAAACCCTCCATCTTCTGTTTGACTTAGAACTCGAAGAAGAAATCGCTCGCAGTTAA